CGGAGAGCCAGGGAAAGCCAGCGGAGAGCCAGGGAAAGCCAGCGGAGAGCCAGGGAAAGCCAGCGGAGAGCCAGGGAAAgccaaaagaagaaggaaagccaGCGGAGAGCGAGGGAAAGCCAGCGGAGAGCCAGGGAAAGCCAGCGGAGAGCCAGGGAAAGCCAGCGGAGAGCCAGGGAAAgccaaaagaagaaggaaagccaGCGGAGAGCGAGGGAAAgccaaaagaagaaggaaaaccagtgagtgagagaaagccaaaagaaggaaaaccagTGAGTGAGGGAAAGCCAAAAGAAGGAAAGCTAGTGAGTGAGGgaaagccaaaagaagaaaacttagaGAGTAAGGGAAAGCCAGTGAATGAGgaaaagccaaaagaagaaaagccagcCATCGAACCAAGGGCTGCAGGAAAGCGCCCAGCTGGGGATGATGTACCCAGGAAGgccaaaagaaaaaccaacaagGGGCTGGCTCAGTGCCTCAAGGAATATAAGGAGGCCATACACGATATGCATTTGAGCAATGAGGAGATGATAAGAGAATTTGATGAGATGGCTAGGGTAGAGGATGAGGTGAAGAAAACCAGACAGAAATTGGGGGGGTTTATGTGGATGCAAAAAAGTTTACAGGACCCCTTCCACCCGAGGGGCCCAAGGGAACTGAGGGGTGGGTGCAGGGCCCCACAGAGGGGCTTTGAAGACATTCCTTTTGTGTAGTGCCCTTGGCAGGCATTTGCCCTGTGCTTTAACCTTATGCTAATACTTGCTTTAGCTATCACTCTGTTATCCAACTGCAACCCTTGATGTTTCAGTAGATTTTTGTCCATTGCATGGAAAAATGTTTATGGCatattgtaaaattaaaaagaagagtttGATGAACCATATATATGGCATCAGTCCATTTTTGTAAACTACAAAGGTATTTACTTAGTGATTTATGTACAGAGGAAACTGAAAGCTGTGTCCTGGTTATctgtgactgatttttttttctgttcttttttgttcattgtatattttctcctaaaaaacATAGATTACTTTCattatgaaaacaatatataCCAAGCAATCAAAATAACTGTTTGTTTAGCTTATGAATACAGTGGAGACACCAAAAATCCTTGGTCAGGatataaaatgttttgtaaaattcaTGTTTGAGACTGGAAACTGGAAGACTCAACCTGGCCGTTACTACAGATCCATTGCTGTAACAGTCTTGTCATCTTATCAAATGGGATAATACTTGCCTTCCAGGGCTGTAGAGAAGATCAGATGAGGTAATAATAGGAGCTGTGTTGATCTGGCTCCAACCCTTCACCTTGCAGTAGCAGAACCAGAACTCTGTCATGTATTTGGGGGAGCTATAAAAGACATCTCACTTGTGTCCAGGAGTAAGTCAGATCAAAAGTGGGTATCACTGTCCCCAGGGTAATGCCATGTCTCTTGGGCACTGTGCTCCTTCTCAGGGGCTCTGTACCCTCCTGAAGCCCCAGCTGCTACTGGTGGGCTGGAGACCACAATGGACTAAAGCAACGGTGTCTCAACAGAAAGATGGAGAATTCTCTACCTACAACAGTTATCCTAACTCAGGTGGGTATTACCTGattgttttataaagtttttagaaaacattCTTTTCCAGACTTTTTGTTGATTTGTGTGTGCTTTTGCATATAGCCATCTCCACTGGATTTAGATACTGGAGATTGAGCCAGAAAAATCTGACCAGATGCTGTACTGTTCTCACCTGTTAATCTCTTGTCTACTGATACTTCTCTTAGGAGGAATTGTCTCAAGAAGTTTGTATTAAGCCCTGCCTTACCATTTCAACAGATCCATCTATCTATGTGATCCCTGCCCCACCTCCAACTCTTCATTAGCCTTTtacttttagtgttttttaaataaactttcattttagGAGTATAGATTTACAGAATTATTGCAATAATAGTACAGAATTTCTGTATACTTCATACCCAGTATCTATTCACATCTTATGTTAGTATAGTGCATTTGTTacaatgaaccaatattgatacatcttatttaatgtcctttttctgttctaggatcctATACAGGTTACCACCTTACATTTAGTCATCTTGTCcataggctcctcttggctgtgacagtttctcagactttccttgtttttgatgccCTTGACACTTATGAGAAGTACTGGTCAGGCATTTTGTATAATGTCCCACAGTTTTggtttgcttgatttttttcttgtggttacaTAGGCATTAAATGCTTTTTGGGAAGAACACCAGGAAGGAAGTGCCATACTCACCACATCATGTAAAGGGTACATGTTACAGGGTGCATGGCTGGCAtagtaaaaaaatatgaaattcttgatctcgaggtcgtgagttcaagccccatgttgggtgtttttaaaaaaaagtacatactatCAAAACTATCAATATTACACTGTTGATGTTAACTTTAATCACCTGGGTGAGGTAGTTTTAGTATTCTCCATGGCAAAATTactcttatttctccttttccatacTGTACTCTTTAGAAGAAAGTCACTGCATAGTCCACACTTAAGGACTGAGTGATGTTAGGTTACACCTACCTGAGGGTGAAGTATCTAcagatttatttgtaatttataaaatatttgactaTTTTCCCAcctattaatgtattttatttatatcagtatggactctttttaaaaaaggttttattttaattctagttaacatacagcgtaaTATTAGTTCAGGTGTACAAATATAGTGATTGAACAGTTTGATACATCATgctgtgctcatcatgacaaatgcactctttaatccccatcacctatttcactcatccgtACAgcaccctcccctctggtaaccattagattgttctctataattaaaagtctgtttcttgctatgtctctctcttatttttttggtttcttaagttccaaatatgagtgaaagcatatggtatttgtctctgattgacttatttcacttagcattatactctaggtgcaaatggcaagattttattgttttttatggctaaataatattccactgtccctcaaaaagttaaaaatataactaccttATGGTCCAGTaatcagtattttataattttgtattataatCTAATACTACACATATTTTCCaactttggccattgggagctctttcacTTGGCTCTTGTGTTTATTTAATGTACCTCCTTCCatcactgtgtgtgtgcatgtgtgcccatATATGTGAGTGTTTAACACTTTCTGGCACTACGAGATGGTGTAGTCCTGTATATTTTCTGTCCAAGCCATTTCTCCAAGGGGCCTTGATACCTTTGGTAAGAGAATGGTAtcaaaaccaagatctgggtgccAAGAGTACTCATTACTATTGGGGTATCATTGCTTCTAGGCCCTCACAGCTGACAGAGCAAAGAGATCTGTTAATAAGAAATAACCCATATGTATAGatgcatgtttatatatgtttccatctttaattatttttatatatttatttatatatagagaaaaaatttCCCTTAGTTTTATAGACTCCACTCACCTACAAAGTTATCTGTGTCAACACCTTATTCCCCCATCCCTTTCAGTGGGgttgtttcatacatttgtaaTACACTTAGTTTCTGTAGGCACATTCTGCATTTTGAGAGTCCTGTAATTTAT
The window above is part of the Vulpes lagopus strain Blue_001 chromosome X, ASM1834538v1, whole genome shotgun sequence genome. Proteins encoded here:
- the LOC121483576 gene encoding transcription elongation factor A protein-like 4, translated to MEKLCNENEGMTENQGKMEYKEQPQDVEEPEVDCTLEDQEKLENERKTEDEEVLKDKEKSESMTKPKDGKPAENEGRPVESEGKPVESEGKPAESQGKPAESQGKPAESQGKPAESQGKPKEEGKPAESEGKPAESQGKPAESQGKPAESQGKPKEEGKPAESEGKPKEEGKPVSERKPKEGKPVSEGKPKEGKLVSEGKPKEENLESKGKPVNEEKPKEEKPAIEPRAAGKRPAGDDVPRKAKRKTNKGLAQCLKEYKEAIHDMHLSNEEMIREFDEMARVEDEVKKTRQKLGGFMWMQKSLQDPFHPRGPRELRGGCRAPQRGFEDIPFV